A segment of the Homoserinimonas aerilata genome:
GCCCCGTCTGTCTTGTCAGCTCAGCGCGTGAGCATCCGCCGTTGTGATGCAGCAACTCCATGAGCATCGACAGGTTGAAGCGACGCAACTGGTCATTGCTCGTTCGCGTTCCCGTCCGCGGCGCGGAAGGGGGAGCGGTGCGTGCGTCCGTCACATCCGCACGACGACTCATCGCACCCCTCCCACCTTTGAGCGTGTTTCCTTCGTCGAGGGTACTGGGACTACCTCGAGCCGCGCCGCTTGTTGAAGATGTCGAAGGCGACTGCCAGAAGCAGGACCAGACCCTTGATGGCCATCTGCCACGCGGCATCCACGGAGAGGATCGACAGACCCATGTTCAGCACGCCCATGACGAGCGCCCCGATCACGGCGCCGACAACGGTGCCGACACCACCCTGCACCGCCGCGCCGCCGATGAACACCGCCGCGATCGCATCCAGCTCATAGTTCGTTCCTGCCGATGCGACCGCTCCTCCGGCGCGGGCGGTCGAGACCACACCGGCAAGGCCTGCAAGGAGGCCCATGTTGGTGAGGATGAAGAAGTCGACCCACCGGGTGTTCACGCCGCTCATCATCGCCGCGAAGCGGTTGCCTCCTATGGCGTACACGTGGCGACCGAAGATCGTGTTACGAAGCACGAAGGTGTAGGCGAGGATCAGCCCCGCCAGGATGATCAGGATGTACGGGGTTCCCGAATAGTCGCTGAGCAGCCATGAGAGCGAGAGAATCGCGACCGCGGCGATGCCCATCTTGATCCAGAACGAGAGCAACGGCTCGCGTGCGAGGTCGAGACGACGCTGCGCTGCGCGAGCACGAGCCTGCTGCAGCACGAGGAGGACGACCGCGACCACACCGAAGACGAGCGTGAGCACGTCGCGGCCGCCGATCTCGCCGAGCCACGCCGGGAACCACCCCGCGCCGATGTCGACGAAGCTGTCCGGCAGCCCGCTGATCGTTCCGCCGGTGAGCAGAACGAGGGTGAGCCCGCGGAACAACAGCATGCCCGCGAGGGTGACGATGAACGCCGGGATTCCGACGAATGCCACCCAGAATCCCTGCCAGGCACCGACAAGCGCACCCACGAACAGGGCGACGATGACGGCAGCCCACCAGGGCAGGCCCCAGTTGTTCATCGCGATGGCCGTGATGGCGCCGACCATGGCCACGATCGAACCGACCGACAGATCGATGTGCCCGCCGATGATCACGATGACCATGCCGATGGCGAGGATCAGGACGTAGGCGTTCTGCTGGATGAGGTTGTTGATGTTGCCCGGGTAGAGCAACCGCCCATCGGTGAGGATCTGGAACAGGATGATGATGACGGCGAGCGCCGCGAGGATCCCGTACTGCCGCAGGTTGACGCCGAGCGCCGGTCGACTGCGCCCCTTCCTCTCCGGTGTTGACGGGGTCGTCGGTGTTGTTGTTGTCGAGCTCAAGACTCAGTCCTTTCCCGCAGTCATGTACTTCATGAGCACTTCCTGCGTAGCGTCGGCCCGGGCTACCTCGCCCGTCAGCCGTCCTTCGGATATTGCGTAGATTCGGTCCGAGAGCCCGAGCAGCTCAGGGAGTTCCGATGAGATGACGATGACGGCCTTGCCCTGGGCGGCGAGTTCGTTGATGATGCCGTAGATCTCGTACTTCGCACCGACGTCGATGCCTCGTGTGGGCTCGTCGAGGATGAGCACATCCGGCCCCGTGAAGATCCACTTCGACAGCACGACCTTCTGCTGGTTGCCGCCCGAGAGCTTGCCGGTGATGGCGGAGACCGACGGCGCCTTGATGTTCATCTTCTGGCGATACGAGTCGGCGACCTTGTACTCGCGGTTGCGGTTGACGACACTCCAGCGCGACAGCTTGCCCAGTGCGGCTGACGAGATGTTCTCGGCGATGTCGCTGATGAGGTTGAGGCCGTAGCGTTTGCGGTCTTCGGTCGCATAGGCGAGACCATGCTTGATGGCTTCGCCGACGGTGCGCATCTGGATCTCGGTTCCGCGCTTGTAGATGCGGCCGGAGATCTTCGTGCCGTAGGAGCGGCCGAAGACGCTCATCGCCAGCTCCGTGCGGCCCGCCCCCATGAGTCCGGCGAAGCCGACGATCTCGCCGGCATGCACCGTGAACGATGCCCCGTCGACTACCTTGCGGGCGGTGTCGACCGGGTGGTGCACCGTCCAGTCCTCGACCCGCAGCACCTCCTCACCGATGTCTGGGTCGCGGGGCGGGAACAGGTTGTTGAGGTCGCGCCCGACCATCGAACGGATGATGCGACCCTCAGTGGCGTCGGGTTCCGACATCGAGAAGCTTTCGATCATCCTGCCGTCGCGGATGATCGTCACGCTGTCTGCGATGCGCTTAATCTCCTTGAGCTTGTGCGAGATGATGATGCAGGTGATGCCCTGGGCGCGCAGCTGCTCGATCAGTCCGAGCAGGTGGGTCGAGTCCTCGTCATTGAGCGCAGCGGTCGGCTCGTCGAGGATGAGCAGCTTGACGTTCTTCGACAGCGCCTTGGCGATCTCGACGAGTTGCTGCTTGCCGACCCCGAGTTCGAGCACGGGCGTCGCCGGGTTCTCACGAAGGCCCACACGGTCGAGCAGTTCGGCCGCTCTGCTGTTGGTGGCGTTCCAGTCGATGACGCCGCGCCTGTGCTGCTCGTTGCCGAGGAAGAGGTTCTCGGCGATGGAGAGGTAGGGGCTGAGGGCCAGCTCCTGATGGATGATGACGATCCCGTCACGCTCGCTGTCGTTGATCGAGCGGTAGGCGGCATCCTTGCCGTCGAATCGGATGTCGCCTTCGTAGCTGCCGGCGGGGTAGACGCCACTCAGTACCTTCATGAGCGTCGACTTGCCCGCACCGTTCTCTCCGCAGATGCCGTGCACCTCGCCGCGACGCACCGTGATGGACACGTCTTCGAGTGCCTTCACCGGGCCGAACGTCATGGTGATTCCGGTCATCGCCAGAATGCTGGATGACTCCATGGTGGTTCCTTTGCTGTCGGATGCAGGGGAAGAGACTGCGGCCGGATCCGGCCCGAGAGACGGATCCGGCCGCAGAGCCGCTACAGTCCGACGTCGGACGCCTTGATGAAGCCAGAGTCGATGAGCTTCGACTGCACCAGGTCCTTCGTCACGACCTCAGGCTCGAGCAGGTACGACGGCACGACCTTCTTGCCGTTGTCGTAGGTCTCCGTGTCGTTGACCGAGACCTCGTCGCCGCCGACGATCTCCTTGATCATCTCGAAGACCTGCGCGCCGAGGGCACGGGTGTCCTTCCACACGGTCATGGACTGCTCGCCGGCGAGGATCGCCTTGACGTTCGCCTTGTCGGCATCCTGACCCGTGATCACCGGGTAGTCGGCACCCGGCTTGTAGCCTGCGGACTTGAGCGACGCCTCGATACCGATGGCGAGACTGTCGTTGGGGGAGAGCACGACGTCGACCTTCTCGTCGCCCGTGTAGAACGACGAGAGGCGGTTGTCCATCTCGGCCTGCGCCTTGTCTGACGCCCAACCCTGGATTCCGATCGAGGCCCAGTCATCCGTCGTCGCGGGTGACTTGCCGCTCGGAACGACAAGCTTGCCGCTCTCGATGTAGGGGCTCAGAACATCCCAAGCGCCCGAGAAG
Coding sequences within it:
- the mmsB gene encoding multiple monosaccharide ABC transporter permease — encoded protein: MSSTTTTPTTPSTPERKGRSRPALGVNLRQYGILAALAVIIILFQILTDGRLLYPGNINNLIQQNAYVLILAIGMVIVIIGGHIDLSVGSIVAMVGAITAIAMNNWGLPWWAAVIVALFVGALVGAWQGFWVAFVGIPAFIVTLAGMLLFRGLTLVLLTGGTISGLPDSFVDIGAGWFPAWLGEIGGRDVLTLVFGVVAVVLLVLQQARARAAQRRLDLAREPLLSFWIKMGIAAVAILSLSWLLSDYSGTPYILIILAGLILAYTFVLRNTIFGRHVYAIGGNRFAAMMSGVNTRWVDFFILTNMGLLAGLAGVVSTARAGGAVASAGTNYELDAIAAVFIGGAAVQGGVGTVVGAVIGALVMGVLNMGLSILSVDAAWQMAIKGLVLLLAVAFDIFNKRRGSR
- the mmsA gene encoding multiple monosaccharide ABC transporter ATP-binding protein; protein product: MESSSILAMTGITMTFGPVKALEDVSITVRRGEVHGICGENGAGKSTLMKVLSGVYPAGSYEGDIRFDGKDAAYRSINDSERDGIVIIHQELALSPYLSIAENLFLGNEQHRRGVIDWNATNSRAAELLDRVGLRENPATPVLELGVGKQQLVEIAKALSKNVKLLILDEPTAALNDEDSTHLLGLIEQLRAQGITCIIISHKLKEIKRIADSVTIIRDGRMIESFSMSEPDATEGRIIRSMVGRDLNNLFPPRDPDIGEEVLRVEDWTVHHPVDTARKVVDGASFTVHAGEIVGFAGLMGAGRTELAMSVFGRSYGTKISGRIYKRGTEIQMRTVGEAIKHGLAYATEDRKRYGLNLISDIAENISSAALGKLSRWSVVNRNREYKVADSYRQKMNIKAPSVSAITGKLSGGNQQKVVLSKWIFTGPDVLILDEPTRGIDVGAKYEIYGIINELAAQGKAVIVISSELPELLGLSDRIYAISEGRLTGEVARADATQEVLMKYMTAGKD
- the chvE gene encoding multiple monosaccharide ABC transporter substrate-binding protein, which produces MSIPKKLLAVAATGALAVSLAACSGQAPGGGDASDSAVDCNVGISMPTRSLERWINDGEQLQKLLKDDGCTVDLQYADNKTDQQISQIQNQIAGGAKILVVASIDGQVLAPVLEEAKKQDAVVIAYDRLINGTENVDYYATFDNYKVGQLQGQYIVDTLGLDSEAGPFNLEPFAGSPDDNNAKFFFSGAWDVLSPYIESGKLVVPSGKSPATTDDWASIGIQGWASDKAQAEMDNRLSSFYTGDEKVDVVLSPNDSLAIGIEASLKSAGYKPGADYPVITGQDADKANVKAILAGEQSMTVWKDTRALGAQVFEMIKEIVGGDEVSVNDTETYDNGKKVVPSYLLEPEVVTKDLVQSKLIDSGFIKASDVGL